One genomic region from Frateuria soli encodes:
- a CDS encoding S8 family peptidase: MTHRYAIKALLGASIALALSLSAHAATPPGPTDTHFDLSGVTPGGQYDRFIVTYRDGSTERRDHAALLQNVAAAISRAGLNRATAVGRAAGVQPAYQRKLATGADLVRTSRKLDSSEAASLVRQIATDPAVAFVAPDVMLHRVRDIQAPASLLPTTFSPSDTYYPYYQWDLKAPDGSITYFGDANHGGTRVNDAWDLADGKGVVIAVLDTGITRHVDVNTSLADKGYDFITDALVSGRPTDDRVPGGWDLGDWTTTEPWLSACTNADNPPESSSWHGTHVASTAGAEITDNAQGMAGIAFHARVLPVRVLGHCGGYTSDIADAIVWAAGGKVEGVPRNRHPAQVINLSLGGKGRCNPHDVTAKAVAEANALGAVVVVSAGNSGDDAAKYTPAGCPGVITVAATGITSQRTYYSNYGHSVEIAAPGGGVYQDDDPNTGTVSYDGFIWQALNNGDTTPVPEGTSYGGYAGTSQAAPHVTGTVALMQSARKELCLPPLKPKQVLKLLQKTAYEPMIRPKGKYSIGAGIVDSAAAVEAAVAFKPHK, from the coding sequence ATGACACACCGTTACGCGATCAAGGCGTTGCTTGGCGCCTCCATCGCCCTCGCCCTGTCCCTGTCCGCCCACGCTGCCACGCCACCGGGGCCGACCGACACGCACTTCGACCTGAGCGGCGTGACGCCCGGCGGGCAGTACGACCGGTTCATCGTCACCTACCGCGATGGCAGCACCGAGCGCCGCGACCATGCCGCGTTGTTGCAGAACGTCGCCGCGGCGATCAGCCGCGCCGGGTTGAACCGCGCCACCGCGGTCGGCCGCGCCGCCGGCGTGCAGCCGGCGTACCAGCGCAAACTCGCCACGGGCGCGGACCTGGTGCGCACCTCGCGCAAACTCGACAGCAGCGAAGCGGCCAGCCTGGTGCGCCAGATCGCGACCGATCCGGCGGTGGCTTTCGTGGCGCCTGACGTGATGTTGCACCGCGTGCGCGACATCCAGGCGCCGGCGAGCCTCTTGCCGACCACCTTCAGTCCCAGCGACACCTACTACCCGTACTACCAGTGGGACCTGAAGGCACCCGACGGCAGCATCACCTACTTCGGCGATGCCAACCACGGCGGCACGCGCGTCAACGATGCCTGGGACCTGGCCGACGGCAAGGGTGTCGTCATCGCCGTGCTGGACACTGGCATCACCCGCCACGTGGACGTCAACACCAGCCTGGCCGACAAGGGCTACGACTTCATCACCGACGCCCTGGTTTCCGGCCGCCCGACGGACGACCGCGTCCCCGGCGGCTGGGACCTCGGCGACTGGACCACCACCGAGCCGTGGCTGTCCGCCTGCACCAACGCCGACAACCCGCCGGAGTCGAGTTCCTGGCACGGCACCCACGTGGCCAGCACCGCCGGCGCGGAAATCACCGACAACGCGCAGGGCATGGCCGGCATCGCCTTCCACGCCAGGGTGCTGCCGGTACGCGTGCTCGGCCACTGCGGCGGCTACACCAGCGACATTGCCGATGCGATCGTCTGGGCGGCCGGCGGCAAGGTGGAGGGCGTGCCGCGCAACCGTCATCCTGCGCAGGTGATCAACCTGAGCCTGGGCGGCAAGGGTCGCTGCAACCCCCACGACGTGACCGCCAAGGCCGTGGCCGAGGCGAACGCGCTCGGCGCGGTGGTGGTGGTCTCGGCCGGCAACAGCGGCGACGACGCGGCGAAGTACACACCCGCCGGATGTCCCGGCGTGATCACCGTGGCGGCCACCGGCATCACCAGCCAGCGCACCTACTATTCCAACTATGGCCACTCGGTGGAGATCGCCGCGCCCGGCGGCGGCGTCTACCAGGACGACGATCCGAACACCGGCACGGTCTCCTACGACGGCTTCATCTGGCAGGCGCTCAACAACGGCGACACCACGCCGGTGCCCGAAGGCACCTCCTACGGCGGCTACGCCGGCACCTCGCAGGCAGCTCCGCACGTCACCGGCACGGTCGCGCTGATGCAGAGCGCACGCAAGGAACTGTGCCTGCCGCCGCTCAAGCCCAAGCAGGTGCTGAAGCTGCTGCAGAAGACCGCCTACGAGCCGATGATCCGACCCAAGGGCAAGTACTCCATCGGTGCGGGCATCGTTGATTCGGCCGCCGCCGTGGAAGCTGCGGTCGCCTTCAAGCCGCACAAGTAA
- a CDS encoding peroxiredoxin, producing the protein MKSPLKLAALALAGTLLAAPALAALKEGTQAPDFTAPAYLAGKAFTFNLSEALKKGPVVVYFFPAAHTAGCNLEAHLFSQAIDQFKAQHATVIGVTAGNTDELADFSKETEHCSGKFPVAADAGARIAKEYDALLPMRPGWSDRTSYVIAPSGKIVHVYSSLKPNRHVQETLDAVKAIEK; encoded by the coding sequence ATGAAGTCTCCGCTCAAGCTCGCCGCGCTCGCCCTGGCCGGCACCCTGCTGGCCGCTCCGGCCCTGGCCGCGCTGAAGGAAGGCACGCAGGCACCGGATTTCACCGCACCGGCCTATCTCGCCGGCAAGGCCTTCACGTTCAACCTGTCGGAGGCCCTGAAGAAGGGACCGGTGGTGGTGTACTTCTTCCCGGCCGCACACACCGCCGGCTGCAATCTGGAAGCGCACCTGTTCTCCCAGGCGATCGACCAGTTCAAGGCGCAGCACGCCACGGTCATCGGCGTGACCGCCGGCAACACCGACGAGCTGGCCGATTTCTCGAAGGAAACCGAACACTGCAGCGGCAAGTTCCCGGTGGCGGCCGACGCCGGCGCCAGGATCGCAAAGGAGTACGACGCCCTGCTCCCGATGCGCCCCGGCTGGTCGGACCGCACCTCCTACGTGATCGCCCCCTCGGGCAAGATCGTCCACGTCTATTCCAGCCTCAAGCCGAACAGGCACGTGCAGGAAACGCTCGACGCGGTCAAGGCGATCGAAAAGTAG
- a CDS encoding SAM-dependent methyltransferase, producing the protein MDTFPAAAHKRRGSLACVGMGMTLGSHLTPLARSHIEQADVVFAGLSDGIVEKWLERMHPDVRSLQSYYREGKSRLKTYREWVELMMAQVRAGKRVCGVFYGHPGIFAWSPHKAIEVARAEGFDAFMEPGISAEDCLYADLGIDPGRFGCQHFEASQLLFYERRIDPSGYLVLWQVALVGDRSLGRLATGAAYRQLLVDLLLNDYPSDHQVIIYRAPTLPIEMPRVRRVALADLALTPMTAEETLVLPPALPLKPNLAMQARLAELDEREKAAASIPTTA; encoded by the coding sequence ATGGACACATTCCCTGCGGCAGCTCACAAAAGACGCGGCAGCCTGGCCTGCGTAGGCATGGGCATGACGCTGGGCTCGCACCTCACGCCGCTGGCGCGCAGCCACATCGAACAGGCGGACGTGGTGTTCGCGGGACTATCCGACGGCATCGTCGAGAAATGGCTGGAGCGCATGCATCCGGACGTGCGCAGCCTCCAGTCGTATTACCGGGAAGGCAAGTCGCGCCTGAAGACCTATCGCGAGTGGGTCGAACTGATGATGGCCCAGGTGCGCGCCGGCAAGCGCGTGTGCGGGGTTTTCTACGGGCATCCGGGCATCTTTGCCTGGTCGCCGCACAAGGCCATCGAGGTGGCGCGCGCGGAGGGATTCGACGCGTTCATGGAGCCGGGTATCTCGGCCGAGGACTGCCTCTATGCGGACCTGGGCATTGATCCGGGCCGTTTCGGTTGCCAGCATTTCGAGGCGAGCCAGCTGCTGTTCTACGAGCGGCGGATCGACCCCAGCGGGTACCTCGTGCTCTGGCAGGTCGCACTGGTCGGCGATCGCTCGCTCGGGCGTCTGGCCACGGGCGCCGCATACCGGCAGTTGCTGGTCGATTTGTTGCTGAACGACTACCCGTCCGATCACCAGGTGATCATTTACCGCGCGCCGACCCTGCCGATCGAAATGCCGCGGGTCCGGCGCGTCGCCCTGGCCGATCTTGCCCTGACCCCGATGACGGCGGAAGAAACCCTGGTCTTGCCGCCGGCCTTGCCCTTGAAACCCAACCTGGCCATGCAGGCGCGGCTGGCCGAACTGGACGAGCGCGAGAAAGCGGCGGCGAGTATTCCGACAACAGCATAA
- a CDS encoding helix-turn-helix transcriptional regulator translates to MISIVLGGPDPATRHALVADFGRFEDLRVLGESGTVEHLSMLAAARGPSVAVVEACWAQACPGLLGHLLARPAAPRILAFADTLARPEVLACVKLGVHGCLPRHAPAAAWHRAIEAIHAGDAWIPRALMAAALADLRHLLQAGPALPGPGPLTGRQREIVHWVAQGLSNKEIGRHLGISPTTVKTHLHNIFERAGINGRQQLAVRALATGRRAPELN, encoded by the coding sequence ATGATCAGCATCGTGCTAGGCGGACCGGACCCTGCCACCCGGCATGCGCTGGTCGCCGACTTCGGGCGCTTCGAGGATCTGCGGGTGCTCGGCGAGAGCGGAACAGTGGAGCATCTGTCGATGCTGGCGGCCGCGCGTGGCCCCTCGGTGGCAGTGGTCGAGGCGTGCTGGGCCCAGGCCTGTCCGGGGCTGCTCGGCCATCTGCTGGCCCGCCCGGCCGCACCCAGGATCCTCGCTTTCGCCGACACGCTGGCGCGGCCGGAGGTTCTCGCCTGCGTGAAGCTGGGCGTGCACGGCTGCCTGCCTCGTCATGCGCCCGCCGCGGCATGGCACCGCGCGATCGAGGCCATCCATGCCGGCGACGCCTGGATTCCCCGCGCGCTGATGGCCGCGGCGCTGGCCGACCTCAGACACCTGTTGCAGGCGGGGCCGGCGCTGCCGGGCCCCGGGCCACTGACCGGCCGGCAGCGCGAGATCGTGCACTGGGTGGCGCAGGGCCTGAGCAACAAGGAGATCGGCCGGCACCTTGGGATCAGCCCGACCACGGTAAAGACCCACCTGCACAACATCTTCGAACGCGCCGGCATCAACGGGCGCCAGCAGCTGGCCGTGCGTGCGCTCGCCACCGGGCGCCGGGCCCCCGAGCTCAACTGA
- a CDS encoding alpha/beta fold hydrolase, with amino-acid sequence MRLLLIAAVFLAALAAPSSRATGIRHDAVINGVRLTYWTSRPITPADVPVLVLHGGPGYNSYSFRMTAGKALDARYPMVYLDERGSGESERPWRGDYSLAAMVRDIEGLRRQLGVERMVVAGHSFGGTLAAEYAQTHPERVARLILIDAAVDLPGAMESWMQTLATQFPEAYAAAEQSDAGKALRAVAPGDVCALARARMAFVGAATATLPEGHVFHDRQQFHVMAAKQAQERLDAQSGLRNTGEIGAALMGPESDFICYSVAHPERLRMPTLVLVGAFDRAVGVAPQRALAGRLPQATLVVFPGSAHFPYQEEPAAFLDAVDRFMPRD; translated from the coding sequence ATGCGCTTGTTGCTTATCGCCGCCGTGTTCCTTGCCGCCCTCGCTGCCCCGTCATCGCGGGCCACCGGGATCCGCCATGACGCCGTCATCAACGGGGTGCGGCTCACCTACTGGACCTCGCGCCCGATCACGCCGGCCGACGTGCCGGTGTTGGTCCTGCATGGTGGGCCGGGCTACAACTCCTACAGTTTCCGCATGACGGCCGGCAAGGCGCTCGATGCGCGCTATCCGATGGTCTACCTGGACGAACGCGGCAGCGGCGAGAGCGAACGGCCCTGGCGCGGTGACTATTCGCTGGCGGCGATGGTGCGGGACATCGAGGGGCTGCGGCGGCAACTGGGCGTCGAACGCATGGTGGTGGCGGGGCACAGCTTCGGTGGCACCCTGGCGGCCGAGTACGCGCAGACGCACCCGGAGCGCGTGGCACGGCTGATCCTGATCGATGCGGCAGTCGATCTGCCGGGTGCGATGGAGAGCTGGATGCAGACGCTGGCCACGCAGTTTCCCGAGGCGTACGCGGCGGCCGAACAGTCGGACGCCGGCAAGGCCCTGCGCGCCGTCGCGCCAGGCGATGTCTGCGCGCTGGCCCGTGCCCGCATGGCCTTCGTCGGTGCCGCTACGGCCACGCTGCCGGAAGGGCACGTGTTCCATGACCGCCAGCAGTTCCATGTGATGGCCGCCAAGCAGGCGCAGGAGCGCCTGGACGCGCAGAGCGGCCTGCGCAACACCGGCGAGATCGGCGCGGCGCTGATGGGTCCGGAATCGGACTTCATCTGCTATTCGGTGGCCCATCCGGAGCGGCTGCGCATGCCTACGCTGGTACTGGTCGGCGCATTCGACCGGGCGGTGGGCGTGGCCCCGCAGCGTGCGCTGGCCGGGCGGCTGCCGCAGGCGACGCTGGTCGTCTTCCCCGGCAGCGCACACTTTCCCTACCAGGAGGAGCCGGCGGCGTTCCTCGATGCCGTGGACCGGTTCATGCCGCGCGACTGA
- the ligD gene encoding DNA ligase D has protein sequence MSLREYDRKRRFDTTPEPRPEGSAAAGGRPIFVVQLHHASRRHYDFRLQVGDTLKSWACPKGPSYDPDVKRLAVEVEDHPISYATFQGDIPEGAYGGGHVDTFDSGVWSTPYDPEAQLEKGHLRFELFGSRLKGSWHLVRSGKPAKQPQWFLMHDKDAYASDVEADDLLDARMIASTRAAAGRSGGAKEVAATLDTRKRRKVPVAGHPARKAGKLAAAAEGARKARASGDFFKPELATLRENPPVGEQWLHEVKWDGYRILATVAKGQVQLWSRNGLSWSDKIPDIRQAIESLGLDSARLDGELIALGADGQADFNALQKTLSGEASAPLAYMLFDVPFLEGYDLSRTPLHARKAILEALLEDPPAHLSYSSHVVGNGDQVFAMASEQKLEGILSKRVASHYRGGRGDDWLKIKRVESDEFAVVGYTAPKGGRQGFGALLLARPAAEGGWHFMGQVGSGFSHRQLLDLSRTLATGGGSKPTVRNPDDAPRGVKWIEPTAVAEVNYRGIGNQGLLRQPSLKAMRPDKSPADLRDSDRPAPEPRPTAPGRRASTRNAPGPASPGIIITHPERVVYPADGYTKQDVADYYRAVMDWFLPGVIGRPTSIIRYPDGIDKPSFFQKHIPSGGLKHVGSVKLKEETGAAAIYLYPQSADSVMELVQYGTLEFHPWGARVDTPDLADRVVFDLDPGPDVGWERVVAAARLVRKLLADLELESFLRTTGGKGLHVVVPLDPPSDWDTVKTFAQGFAGALAGIHPLEFVAVSTKSIRHRKIFVDYLRNGRGATAVASYSLRGRPGAPVAVPLRWEELGRIRSGAQFDIRSVPARLKRLRKDPWAGIDEVKQSLDKVIGRLGEA, from the coding sequence TTGAGTCTCAGGGAATACGATCGCAAGCGGCGTTTCGATACCACGCCCGAGCCGCGGCCGGAAGGCTCCGCTGCCGCCGGCGGGCGGCCGATCTTCGTGGTGCAACTGCACCACGCCAGCCGGCGGCACTACGACTTCCGCCTGCAGGTCGGCGACACGCTCAAGTCGTGGGCCTGCCCCAAGGGGCCAAGCTATGACCCCGACGTCAAGCGCCTGGCCGTGGAGGTGGAGGATCACCCGATCTCCTACGCGACGTTCCAGGGCGACATCCCCGAGGGCGCCTACGGCGGTGGCCACGTCGACACCTTCGACAGCGGCGTGTGGTCGACCCCGTACGATCCGGAGGCGCAACTGGAGAAGGGCCACCTGCGCTTCGAGCTGTTCGGCTCGCGGCTCAAGGGCAGCTGGCACCTGGTGCGCAGCGGCAAGCCGGCGAAGCAGCCGCAGTGGTTCCTGATGCATGACAAGGACGCCTATGCCAGCGACGTGGAAGCCGATGACCTGCTCGACGCGCGCATGATCGCCAGCACCCGGGCCGCCGCCGGCCGCTCCGGCGGCGCGAAGGAGGTCGCGGCGACGCTGGACACGCGCAAGCGCAGGAAGGTACCGGTCGCCGGCCACCCTGCCCGCAAGGCAGGCAAGCTCGCCGCCGCCGCGGAGGGCGCGCGGAAAGCCAGGGCCAGCGGCGACTTCTTCAAGCCCGAGCTGGCCACGTTGCGCGAGAACCCGCCCGTCGGCGAGCAGTGGCTGCACGAGGTGAAGTGGGACGGCTACCGCATTCTCGCCACGGTGGCCAAGGGGCAGGTCCAGCTGTGGTCGCGCAACGGCCTGTCCTGGTCCGACAAGATCCCCGACATCCGCCAGGCGATCGAGTCGCTCGGCCTGGACTCGGCCCGCCTCGACGGCGAGCTGATCGCGCTGGGCGCGGACGGCCAGGCCGACTTCAACGCGCTGCAGAAGACGCTCTCCGGCGAGGCCAGCGCACCGCTCGCCTACATGCTGTTCGACGTGCCGTTCCTGGAAGGTTACGACCTCTCCCGCACGCCGCTGCACGCGCGCAAGGCGATTCTCGAGGCGCTGCTGGAAGATCCGCCCGCGCACCTTTCCTACAGCAGCCACGTGGTAGGCAACGGCGACCAGGTATTCGCCATGGCCAGCGAGCAGAAGCTCGAGGGCATCCTCAGCAAGCGCGTGGCGTCGCACTACCGTGGCGGCCGCGGCGACGACTGGCTCAAGATCAAGCGGGTGGAGTCCGACGAGTTCGCGGTCGTCGGCTACACCGCCCCCAAGGGCGGCCGGCAGGGGTTCGGCGCGCTGCTGCTGGCAAGGCCGGCGGCGGAGGGCGGCTGGCACTTCATGGGCCAGGTCGGCAGCGGTTTCAGCCACCGGCAACTGCTCGACCTCAGCCGCACGCTGGCCACTGGTGGCGGCAGCAAGCCGACCGTGCGCAACCCTGACGACGCCCCGCGCGGCGTGAAATGGATCGAGCCCACGGCGGTGGCGGAGGTGAACTACCGCGGCATCGGCAATCAGGGCCTGCTGCGCCAGCCGAGCCTGAAGGCGATGCGTCCGGACAAGAGCCCCGCCGACCTGCGCGACAGCGACCGTCCCGCACCCGAGCCCAGGCCAACCGCCCCCGGGCGCCGGGCGTCCACGCGCAACGCGCCAGGCCCCGCATCGCCCGGCATCATCATCACCCACCCCGAACGCGTGGTGTACCCGGCGGACGGCTACACCAAGCAGGACGTGGCCGACTACTACCGCGCCGTGATGGACTGGTTCCTGCCCGGCGTGATCGGACGGCCCACTTCGATCATCCGTTACCCGGACGGCATCGACAAACCTTCGTTCTTCCAGAAGCACATCCCTTCCGGCGGCCTGAAGCACGTGGGCAGCGTGAAGCTCAAGGAGGAAACCGGCGCCGCCGCCATCTACCTGTATCCGCAGTCCGCCGACTCGGTGATGGAACTGGTGCAGTACGGCACGCTCGAATTCCATCCCTGGGGCGCCAGGGTCGACACGCCGGACCTCGCCGACCGCGTGGTGTTCGACCTGGACCCGGGCCCGGACGTGGGCTGGGAGCGCGTGGTCGCGGCCGCCCGGCTGGTGCGCAAGCTGCTGGCCGATCTGGAACTGGAGTCATTCCTGCGCACCACCGGCGGCAAGGGGCTGCACGTGGTGGTGCCGCTCGATCCGCCGTCGGACTGGGATACCGTCAAGACGTTCGCGCAGGGGTTTGCCGGCGCGCTGGCGGGCATCCATCCGCTGGAGTTCGTCGCGGTCAGCACCAAGTCGATACGCCACCGGAAGATCTTCGTGGACTACCTGCGCAACGGCCGCGGCGCCACGGCGGTCGCTTCCTACTCGCTGCGCGGCCGCCCGGGCGCACCGGTGGCAGTGCCGTTGCGATGGGAAGAACTGGGCAGGATCAGGAGCGGCGCGCAATTCGACATCCGCAGCGTGCCGGCGCGGCTCAAGCGGTTGCGCAAGGACCCGTGGGCGGGCATCGACGAGGTGAAGCAGAGCCTGGACAAGGTGATCGGAAGACTCGGCGAGGCGTGA
- a CDS encoding class I SAM-dependent methyltransferase: protein MSHYAGPLLTLTVAEAMRGARDAGAETWSGSLDLGRSCTDVHLQPDAWQWQGARYPYPAMLKDRTIYYWDGEEFAPVSRFSGSLIKLVPTVWGAPTFEIDGIKMLPTAKESPVEDARRKVALVEPRGKVVLDTCGGLGYFAACCLEAGVARIHSFEKNPDVLWLRTLNPWSPDPGAPASGGRLQLTHADVSVAIAQVADASVDALLHDPPRFGIAGELYSQAFYDQLARVLRRGGRLFHYTGSPNRLTSGRDVPREVAKRLEKAGFKAQLVLDGVLATRR, encoded by the coding sequence GTGTCGCACTACGCCGGTCCCCTGCTCACGCTTACCGTCGCCGAGGCCATGCGCGGCGCGCGCGATGCCGGCGCCGAGACATGGAGCGGGTCGCTGGACCTGGGTCGCTCCTGCACGGACGTGCACCTGCAGCCGGATGCCTGGCAGTGGCAGGGCGCGCGCTACCCGTACCCGGCCATGCTGAAGGACCGCACGATCTACTACTGGGACGGCGAGGAGTTCGCGCCGGTGTCACGCTTCTCCGGCTCGCTGATCAAGCTGGTGCCGACCGTGTGGGGCGCGCCGACGTTCGAGATCGACGGCATCAAGATGCTGCCCACCGCGAAGGAGTCCCCGGTCGAGGACGCGCGCCGCAAGGTGGCGCTGGTGGAACCGCGCGGCAAGGTGGTGCTCGATACCTGCGGCGGGCTCGGCTACTTCGCGGCCTGTTGCCTGGAAGCCGGCGTGGCGCGCATCCACTCCTTCGAGAAGAATCCGGACGTGCTGTGGCTGCGTACGCTCAATCCGTGGTCGCCCGACCCCGGTGCGCCCGCCAGCGGCGGCCGGCTGCAGCTCACGCACGCCGACGTGTCGGTCGCGATCGCGCAGGTCGCCGATGCCTCGGTGGACGCGCTGCTGCACGACCCGCCCCGCTTCGGCATCGCCGGCGAGCTCTATTCGCAGGCGTTCTACGACCAGCTCGCCCGCGTGCTGCGCCGGGGCGGGCGGCTGTTCCACTACACCGGCAGCCCGAACAGGCTCACCAGCGGCCGCGACGTGCCGCGCGAAGTGGCAAAGCGGCTGGAGAAGGCCGGCTTCAAGGCACAACTGGTGCTCGATGGCGTGCTGGCGACGCGGCGCTAG
- a CDS encoding redoxin domain-containing protein produces MRLTAPSRAPQLHFVDIYGRRVDIGGSGRRTLLCFFRDAACPFCNLRIYELTSHHAALSSLGLDIVAVFTSTPEAVQRFVARKPRPFSVVADPTSHAHETYGIERSLWRKLKAIVTRVPALIKGLRIVGLAGLNTTNLMPADFLIDEEGNIVEAYYGSDAGDRIPLERVELFLARGMLARAGMKPAQAAVHS; encoded by the coding sequence ATGAGACTGACTGCACCATCCAGAGCACCGCAGCTGCACTTCGTCGACATCTATGGGCGCCGCGTCGACATCGGCGGTTCGGGTCGGCGCACGCTGCTGTGCTTCTTTCGCGACGCGGCGTGTCCATTCTGCAATCTGCGCATCTACGAACTGACCAGCCACCATGCGGCGCTGTCGTCGCTGGGCCTGGACATCGTGGCGGTTTTCACCTCCACGCCCGAGGCGGTGCAGCGTTTCGTCGCCCGCAAGCCACGACCCTTCAGCGTGGTGGCCGATCCCACCTCGCACGCGCACGAGACCTACGGAATCGAGCGCTCGCTCTGGCGCAAACTCAAGGCGATCGTCACGCGCGTGCCCGCGCTGATCAAGGGGTTGCGCATCGTCGGGCTGGCCGGCCTCAACACCACGAACCTGATGCCGGCCGATTTCCTGATCGACGAGGAGGGCAACATCGTGGAGGCCTACTACGGCTCCGACGCGGGCGATCGCATTCCGCTCGAGCGCGTGGAACTGTTCCTGGCGCGCGGCATGCTCGCCCGGGCCGGGATGAAGCCGGCACAGGCGGCGGTGCACTCCTGA
- a CDS encoding tetratricopeptide repeat-containing diguanylate cyclase: MAWCALAYAGPDGVPVTDAERFLEQAEKLRTSDHPRFVEMLARIHREAPRLTPEEQWQLRYLDAWETMFQGDYAKSEARLREIAERSGNEVLVAKASGLLLSNLWLNRRYEEAFGLANRLTAELPRIKDPQARFLFLADLSQMLNLAGQIELAVQYAHMAEQALPPGESLCRPLSREVAALYNGKRLTSASEKLKQAIDTCDEAGQPVFSNAMRLVLGSLYLDENQPARALALLVKIGPGIRTNAYYPHILSAQVERAQAYEKLGRYDEARKAALAAVAMVEPGTVDEWLAEAYEVLYLVEKKTGNTAAALSYFERYSAEDKGYLDDVRARVLAYQAAQQHMLAQKMETERLSKQNKILRLQQALDTKAVETSRLYNILLLVVIASIVFWMFRLKRSQLRFKRLSRLDGLTGILNHQHFICRAEHALHQLDKKVGHACLIVLDLDHFKLVNDTHGHAMGDTVLKRTVAACQQQLRPTDLFGRLGGEEFGILLYECSREQGMDIANRIRAAIVESTVIKDGCDIMVSASVGLASTATSGYGVQRLCREADAALYRAKRAGRNCVMGDIEVASAVAPA; the protein is encoded by the coding sequence ATGGCCTGGTGCGCGCTGGCATACGCGGGTCCCGATGGCGTACCGGTCACGGACGCCGAACGGTTCCTTGAGCAGGCCGAGAAGCTGCGCACCAGCGACCATCCCCGTTTCGTGGAGATGCTCGCCCGGATCCATCGCGAAGCACCAAGGCTGACTCCCGAGGAGCAATGGCAGCTACGGTATCTGGATGCCTGGGAAACCATGTTCCAGGGGGATTACGCCAAGTCGGAAGCCAGGCTGCGCGAGATCGCCGAGCGCTCGGGCAACGAGGTCCTTGTGGCCAAGGCCTCCGGCCTGCTGCTGAGCAACCTCTGGCTGAACCGGCGCTATGAGGAGGCTTTCGGCCTGGCCAACCGCCTGACCGCGGAGCTGCCGCGCATCAAGGACCCCCAGGCCCGATTCCTGTTCCTGGCGGACCTGTCGCAGATGCTCAACCTGGCGGGCCAGATCGAGCTGGCGGTGCAATACGCGCACATGGCCGAGCAGGCTTTGCCACCCGGGGAAAGCCTTTGCCGTCCGCTCTCCCGGGAGGTCGCCGCGCTCTACAACGGCAAACGGCTGACCTCGGCCAGCGAAAAGCTCAAGCAGGCGATCGATACATGCGATGAAGCGGGGCAGCCGGTCTTCAGCAACGCCATGCGCCTTGTCCTTGGCAGCCTCTATCTGGACGAGAACCAGCCGGCCAGGGCGCTCGCCCTGCTCGTCAAGATAGGTCCGGGGATTCGCACCAACGCCTATTACCCGCACATCCTGTCGGCGCAGGTTGAGCGGGCACAGGCTTACGAGAAGCTGGGGCGTTACGACGAGGCACGGAAGGCCGCGCTGGCCGCGGTCGCGATGGTCGAACCGGGAACCGTCGACGAGTGGCTGGCAGAGGCCTATGAAGTTCTCTACCTGGTTGAAAAGAAGACGGGGAATACGGCTGCCGCGCTTTCGTACTTCGAGCGCTATTCAGCGGAAGACAAGGGATATCTGGACGATGTCAGGGCGCGGGTTCTGGCCTACCAGGCCGCGCAACAGCACATGCTGGCCCAGAAGATGGAAACGGAACGGCTGAGCAAGCAGAACAAGATCCTCCGCCTGCAGCAGGCGCTGGACACCAAGGCGGTCGAAACCAGCCGGCTCTACAACATCCTGTTGCTGGTGGTGATCGCTTCCATCGTGTTCTGGATGTTCCGCCTGAAGCGATCCCAGCTGCGCTTCAAGAGGCTTTCGCGACTGGACGGCCTCACCGGCATCCTCAACCACCAGCACTTCATCTGCAGGGCGGAGCACGCGCTGCACCAGCTGGACAAGAAGGTCGGCCATGCCTGCCTGATCGTGCTGGACCTGGACCACTTCAAGCTTGTCAATGACACCCATGGCCATGCCATGGGCGACACGGTGCTCAAGCGCACCGTCGCGGCCTGCCAGCAGCAGTTGCGCCCGACCGATCTGTTCGGCCGGCTGGGCGGGGAGGAATTCGGCATCCTGCTGTACGAGTGTTCGCGCGAGCAGGGCATGGACATCGCCAACCGCATCCGGGCGGCGATCGTCGAATCGACTGTCATCAAGGATGGCTGCGACATCATGGTGTCGGCCAGCGTGGGCCTGGCCTCGACCGCAACGTCCGGCTACGGCGTGCAGCGGCTTTGCAGGGAGGCCGACGCGGCGCTCTATCGCGCCAAGCGCGCGGGTCGCAACTGCGTCATGGGCGATATCGAAGTGGCCAGTGCCGTGGCCCCGGCCTGA